A region from the Algoriphagus machipongonensis genome encodes:
- a CDS encoding enoyl-ACP reductase FabI, whose product MPENLLKGKLGIITGALDENSIAWKTALKAKEQGARFVLTNAPIAMRMGAINDLAKECDTIVIPADATSLEDIEKLYTEAKEYLGGDFDFILHSIGMSPNIRKGRSYGDLNYDWAMKSYDVSAISFHKMMQVAEKMDVMKEWGSIVGLSYIAAQRVFPFYTDMADAKSLLESIARGYGYRYGKLKNVRVNTISQSPTKTTAGTGIGGFDSFYNFADSLSPLGNASAESCADYIVTMFSDLTRMVTMQNLFHDGGYSFTGISEDIMEKFKDL is encoded by the coding sequence ATGCCAGAAAATTTGCTGAAAGGAAAACTAGGTATCATCACTGGTGCCCTTGACGAGAATTCCATTGCATGGAAAACCGCATTGAAAGCTAAGGAACAAGGTGCTCGATTTGTATTGACAAATGCCCCTATTGCTATGAGAATGGGAGCTATCAACGATCTTGCAAAAGAGTGTGATACCATCGTTATCCCTGCTGATGCGACTAGTTTAGAAGATATTGAAAAGCTCTATACCGAAGCCAAAGAGTATTTGGGTGGAGATTTTGATTTTATTTTGCATTCCATCGGGATGTCTCCAAACATTCGAAAAGGTCGCTCCTATGGTGATTTGAATTATGATTGGGCGATGAAGTCTTACGATGTGTCAGCTATTTCATTTCATAAAATGATGCAGGTAGCTGAGAAAATGGACGTCATGAAAGAGTGGGGATCCATCGTAGGGCTATCTTATATTGCAGCACAGAGAGTATTCCCTTTTTATACTGATATGGCTGATGCAAAGTCATTGCTTGAAAGTATTGCCAGAGGTTATGGCTATCGATATGGTAAGCTAAAGAATGTACGTGTCAACACGATTTCACAATCCCCAACAAAAACTACCGCAGGAACTGGAATTGGAGGATTTGATTCATTCTACAATTTTGCCGATTCGCTTTCTCCACTGGGAAATGCATCCGCTGAAAGTTGTGCAGACTATATCGTGACTATGTTCTCAGATTTGACTAGAATGGTTACCATGCAAAACCTCTTCCATGACGGAGGGTATTCTTTCACTGGAATATCTGAAGACATTATGGAGAAGTTTAAGGATTTGTAA